A single window of Geoanaerobacter pelophilus DNA harbors:
- a CDS encoding kelch repeat-containing protein — protein sequence MKTKDVERKWITVRFDLVVISAVMFFVLLCMVGRPALALDVITQSPGSMQYQRSGHTATLLKNNKVLVTGGKDRLGMPQATAEIFDPLTGFFSETGTMNSPRRNHTATLLNDGTVLIAGGEGNSTAELYDPSTGQFTPVGSMANGITLNTATLLQNGRVLVRGDYGFSQTYDPVSRTFIYVWTLNGFSQQEHTATLLNNGKVLLAGGRTSDLTVTNDAQLYTPDSNPTSPAEHDNGSFANLYLLSSRTGHAATLLANGKVLITGGNNGVSNLSTSEIYDPATSAFSIGNFLTSPRSGHTSTTVGCGKTLLIGGLVNGSFSRTVEIYDPSNNSFQLLDGLLETGRVGHTSTLLSDGRVLIVGGDNEGMPFYKALSSAELLSYGVDLIIPSMPTPPPATANTEQSIYFTVALKNQGQLRAETASRPVGIYLSDDNLITTADRRIGFAFPNFNLAPGEERILPLGVTIPVVPSGTYYIGVIADDANYVAESNEINNVSAVSQIAITRVYPDLVISNSNPPLAANAGQVILVPFTVKNQGQSKAGGNYEVRLYLSDDSIITENDTYIGRGVPKYEMRAGTEQVVDTYGTIPVGKRGSYYIGAIVDPYNVVLESDENNNASAGSSITIN from the coding sequence ATGAAAACAAAGGATGTTGAAAGGAAGTGGATTACTGTAAGATTTGATTTAGTTGTGATATCGGCAGTTATGTTTTTTGTGTTGTTATGTATGGTTGGCCGTCCTGCCTTGGCGCTTGACGTTATAACACAGTCGCCGGGCAGTATGCAGTATCAACGTTCAGGTCATACAGCAACCTTGTTGAAGAACAATAAAGTTCTGGTTACTGGCGGCAAGGACCGTCTCGGCATGCCTCAGGCAACTGCTGAAATCTTTGACCCTTTGACGGGTTTCTTTTCTGAAACAGGAACAATGAACTCCCCGCGTAGAAACCACACGGCAACTCTTCTCAATGATGGAACTGTACTGATAGCCGGCGGAGAAGGCAATTCTACTGCCGAACTCTATGACCCAAGCACCGGGCAATTCACACCGGTTGGTTCCATGGCAAACGGAATAACTCTCAATACTGCAACACTACTGCAAAATGGCAGAGTTTTAGTGCGGGGGGATTATGGATTTTCACAGACGTATGATCCTGTCAGTCGCACATTTATATATGTTTGGACATTGAATGGATTTTCGCAACAAGAACATACGGCAACATTGCTCAATAACGGCAAAGTCCTACTTGCCGGGGGGAGGACTTCAGACCTTACGGTTACCAACGACGCTCAATTGTATACGCCTGACTCTAATCCTACAAGTCCGGCGGAACATGATAATGGCTCATTCGCCAATCTTTACTTGCTATCTTCTCGTACCGGTCACGCTGCTACCCTGCTTGCTAATGGCAAGGTGCTGATCACTGGTGGTAACAATGGCGTAAGCAATCTGAGTACTTCGGAGATTTACGATCCCGCGACATCAGCGTTTAGCATTGGGAATTTCTTGACTTCCCCGCGCTCCGGGCATACTTCGACCACGGTTGGCTGTGGTAAAACGCTTCTTATTGGCGGCTTAGTTAACGGGAGTTTCAGTAGGACGGTTGAAATCTATGACCCTTCTAACAATTCTTTTCAGCTGTTGGATGGCCTCCTGGAAACAGGAAGAGTTGGCCATACCTCTACGTTATTGTCTGATGGCAGGGTGCTTATTGTAGGAGGAGATAATGAGGGCATGCCTTTTTATAAAGCTTTAAGCTCTGCAGAACTGCTCTCATATGGTGTTGATCTAATCATACCATCTATGCCCACCCCACCCCCAGCAACTGCAAATACCGAGCAGTCTATTTATTTTACTGTCGCATTGAAGAACCAGGGACAGTTACGCGCAGAAACCGCAAGCCGACCAGTGGGGATCTACCTTTCAGATGATAACCTCATTACTACTGCAGATAGACGCATTGGGTTCGCGTTTCCAAACTTCAACCTTGCTCCTGGAGAGGAACGGATCTTGCCCTTAGGGGTAACTATTCCAGTAGTCCCTAGTGGGACTTACTACATTGGGGTGATTGCGGATGATGCTAACTATGTGGCAGAATCTAACGAGATTAATAATGTCAGTGCCGTAAGTCAGATAGCTATTACACGCGTTTATCCCGATCTTGTAATATCCAATAGTAACCCACCTTTAGCCGCAAATGCAGGCCAGGTTATCTTAGTACCATTTACGGTGAAGAATCAGGGGCAGTCAAAAGCTGGAGGCAACTATGAGGTTAGGCTCTATCTTTCTGACGATAGTATCATAACAGAAAATGATACATACATTGGGCGGGGGGTCCCAAAGTACGAAATGCGTGCTGGTACGGAACAGGTCGTAGATACCTATGGTACGATTCCCGTAGGTAAAAGAGGGTCTTACTACATCGGAGCGATTGTGGATCCTTATAACGTAGTGCTAGAATCAGACGAGAACAACAATGCCAGTGCTGGGAGTTCTATAACAATTAATTGA
- a CDS encoding sensor histidine kinase, which translates to MQDPAKNILPAPEKRKRRREWLIIIVSLVLILAFTYSEIHLSKLSSDAPFSSNILIFGIINIVILLIILLIYLVARNVAKLFLERKQNVLGAKLRTKLVIAFVGLSLVPTMMLFFVSAGFITNSIQNWFNTQVETSLSESMEVAQTYYKTSAANALYYAKQISSQIRQQKLLNDENLPLLKELIRNKQKEYNLGVVEVYSAQREELSRATNSRLPIGEFTNPSSEDISVGLQGKELTRINAIGKADLIRGIVPVYSTWNQRDVVGVVVVNYYVPYSLVSKMKEITNSYNEFRQLKILKNPITTGYILTLFLITMVIVFLAVWFGIYLAKNLTNPIQELARATREVAEGNLDVHLGEVRNDEIGMLIDAFNKMTDDLRINQQQLKATTDEVIRSNQELEQRRLYMETVLRNVTAGVISVDKEGNIITINNSAQRLLNVNAPAVSGKNFREVLKPVYLDIVKDMLRDLVITKKGGVRKQVTIPMNEGQITLLISLSILRDDSDEFIGTVVVFDDMTQLIKAQRMAAWREVARRIAHEIKNPLTPIQLSAQRLRKRYLERFNENETIFDECTQMIIKSVDELKTLVNEFSSFARMPASHPTINNLNDLITESMTLYDQAHKAISFTFKQDQSLPPFLFDRDQIKRVFINLLDNAVTAVGDSGEILIESSYNKDLHIAVCTFADTGHGIEPADRDRLFEPYFSTKKSGTGLGLAIVNTIISDHNGFIRVKDNSPKGTKFIIELPVIFS; encoded by the coding sequence ATGCAGGATCCGGCCAAGAACATCCTCCCAGCACCTGAAAAACGAAAAAGACGGCGGGAATGGCTCATCATTATTGTCTCGCTGGTACTTATACTTGCTTTCACCTATTCAGAGATTCATCTTTCCAAGCTGAGCTCAGATGCGCCATTCAGCAGCAATATCCTGATATTCGGCATCATCAACATTGTAATTTTACTAATAATTCTGCTTATTTACCTCGTAGCAAGAAATGTAGCCAAACTCTTCCTTGAGCGAAAGCAAAATGTCCTCGGCGCAAAACTACGGACAAAGCTGGTCATCGCCTTTGTCGGCCTGTCACTGGTACCGACCATGATGCTGTTCTTCGTTTCGGCCGGATTTATCACCAACAGCATCCAGAACTGGTTCAACACTCAGGTAGAGACATCGCTCAGCGAGTCGATGGAAGTTGCCCAAACCTACTACAAGACGTCCGCTGCAAATGCACTCTATTATGCCAAACAGATAAGCTCGCAAATCAGACAACAGAAACTGCTGAATGATGAAAACCTGCCGTTACTCAAAGAGCTGATTCGCAACAAGCAAAAGGAATACAACCTCGGCGTAGTAGAGGTCTATTCAGCTCAAAGAGAGGAACTGTCACGCGCAACCAACAGCCGTCTGCCCATTGGGGAATTCACTAATCCATCTTCCGAAGATATCAGCGTCGGCCTGCAAGGGAAAGAATTGACCCGTATAAATGCCATCGGCAAAGCGGACCTGATACGGGGCATTGTCCCGGTGTACTCGACGTGGAATCAACGGGATGTGGTCGGGGTCGTAGTAGTTAATTATTACGTTCCCTACTCTCTGGTTAGCAAAATGAAGGAGATCACTAACTCTTACAACGAGTTCAGACAACTAAAAATCCTGAAAAACCCGATCACCACCGGCTACATTCTCACACTGTTCCTGATAACCATGGTAATCGTTTTTCTTGCCGTATGGTTTGGCATATACCTGGCTAAAAACCTGACAAATCCGATACAGGAACTGGCGAGGGCAACAAGAGAGGTTGCCGAAGGGAATCTGGATGTCCATCTAGGAGAAGTGCGCAATGATGAAATAGGAATGCTTATTGATGCCTTCAATAAAATGACCGATGATTTACGCATTAATCAACAGCAGTTGAAGGCAACAACAGACGAAGTTATCAGAAGCAACCAGGAGCTGGAGCAACGGCGTCTGTACATGGAAACCGTTTTGAGAAATGTCACGGCAGGGGTCATTTCTGTAGATAAAGAAGGGAACATAATCACCATCAACAACTCGGCGCAAAGGCTGCTGAACGTTAATGCCCCTGCAGTCTCCGGCAAGAACTTCCGAGAGGTTCTCAAGCCGGTCTATCTGGATATTGTAAAAGATATGCTTAGAGATCTGGTGATCACCAAAAAGGGCGGGGTGAGAAAACAGGTTACTATACCGATGAACGAGGGCCAGATAACCTTACTGATCAGTCTTTCGATCCTGCGCGACGATAGTGACGAATTCATCGGGACAGTTGTGGTTTTCGATGACATGACCCAACTGATAAAAGCCCAGCGCATGGCGGCTTGGCGTGAAGTAGCCCGCAGAATTGCTCATGAAATCAAAAACCCTCTCACCCCAATACAACTATCTGCGCAAAGGCTTCGCAAACGTTATCTGGAGCGTTTCAACGAAAACGAGACCATCTTCGACGAATGTACTCAGATGATTATCAAATCAGTTGATGAGCTGAAAACTCTGGTCAACGAGTTTTCCAGCTTTGCCCGAATGCCGGCCTCGCACCCCACAATTAACAATCTAAACGACCTGATAACTGAATCAATGACCCTTTACGACCAAGCACATAAGGCTATATCATTTACCTTCAAGCAGGACCAGTCACTGCCACCATTTCTGTTTGATCGAGACCAGATCAAGCGTGTATTCATAAACCTGCTTGATAATGCGGTAACGGCAGTCGGTGACTCCGGGGAAATTCTCATAGAGAGCAGTTACAATAAGGATTTGCATATCGCAGTGTGTACCTTCGCGGATACCGGCCACGGCATTGAGCCTGCTGACCGTGACCGGTTGTTTGAGCCGTATTTTTCAACCAAGAAATCAGGTACCGGCCTTGGCCTCGCCATAGTTAACACCATAATATCTGACCACAACGGTTTCATCAGGGTTAAGGACAATTCGCCGAAGGGCACCAAATTTATCATCGAACTGCCGGTAATATTCTCTTAG
- the ubiB gene encoding 2-polyprenylphenol 6-hydroxylase, translating into MLNIIQLNRNIRTIRRYRQISRILFKYGFDHILEYLNIPSRLARGRRLFRQQEAKIATLSPAERMRLVLEELGPTFIKLGQILSTRPDVIPRQFVNEFAKLQDMVPAFSIDDVRSQVRHELHGEIEELFSSFDIEPIAAASIAQVHRATMLTGENVVVKIRRPNIEEQVETDIDALFWLAQLIERHIANKEVYEPVALVREFARTIRREMDFTREGHTIEKIAANFTGDPTMYFPKVYWNASSRGILTLEFIDGIKVSEHEALANVGMDLQEIARRGANAIIKMVLEDGFFHGDPHPGNVFIMPGNVICLLDYGMVGRLDEQLKNYLLDVLVAIIRKDVDEVIDLLLQSGDIADTLNTRHLRRDISEFIDSYYEIPLREIEVGRMFSEFIEVATTHQIKFQADLMLLSKTLITVEGMGRELDPGFDMVEYLRPFIEKAIKARISPRNIEAFFKENLKPYLKLARTIPRDVRNFLARVNRNNFKIDLEHRGLDRLIAELDKSINRLSSSLIIAALIVGSSIVMQIDKGPKLMGFPLFAFMGYSIAGMIGFLWLIAIIRSGRL; encoded by the coding sequence ATGCTCAATATTATCCAGCTCAATCGAAATATCAGGACCATCAGGCGTTACCGGCAGATCAGCCGTATTCTTTTCAAATACGGGTTCGATCATATTCTGGAATACCTCAACATTCCAAGCAGGTTGGCCCGAGGGAGACGCCTGTTCAGGCAACAGGAAGCCAAGATCGCCACCCTTTCGCCGGCTGAGCGAATGAGGCTTGTTTTGGAGGAACTGGGGCCGACGTTTATAAAGCTCGGCCAGATCCTTTCCACCCGCCCGGACGTGATCCCTCGCCAGTTCGTCAATGAATTTGCAAAACTGCAGGATATGGTGCCAGCATTCAGCATTGACGATGTGCGCAGCCAGGTTCGCCATGAACTTCACGGCGAAATAGAAGAACTGTTCTCGTCATTCGACATTGAGCCGATCGCCGCCGCCTCCATCGCCCAGGTCCACAGGGCTACGATGCTGACAGGTGAGAACGTTGTTGTCAAAATAAGGCGACCCAACATTGAAGAACAAGTTGAGACCGATATCGATGCGCTGTTCTGGCTGGCGCAGCTTATCGAGCGCCATATTGCCAACAAGGAGGTGTACGAACCTGTTGCCCTGGTAAGAGAGTTTGCCCGGACCATCCGCCGGGAGATGGACTTTACCAGAGAAGGCCACACCATTGAAAAAATCGCCGCAAACTTTACCGGCGATCCTACAATGTATTTCCCTAAAGTCTACTGGAATGCATCCTCGCGGGGCATCTTAACGCTTGAATTCATTGATGGAATAAAGGTTTCTGAGCATGAAGCGCTTGCCAATGTCGGGATGGATCTGCAGGAAATTGCTCGTCGCGGGGCAAACGCAATAATCAAGATGGTACTGGAAGACGGTTTTTTCCATGGAGATCCTCACCCGGGAAATGTGTTCATCATGCCCGGCAATGTCATCTGCCTGCTGGATTACGGCATGGTTGGCCGGCTCGATGAACAGCTGAAAAATTACCTGCTTGACGTTCTTGTCGCCATAATCAGAAAAGATGTCGATGAGGTCATTGACCTGCTGCTCCAGTCTGGAGACATCGCAGACACCTTGAACACAAGGCACCTGCGCCGAGACATTTCCGAATTTATCGATAGCTATTATGAAATACCGCTTCGCGAAATAGAAGTTGGCAGGATGTTTTCAGAGTTCATAGAGGTTGCCACAACCCATCAGATCAAGTTCCAGGCAGACCTGATGCTGCTTTCCAAAACACTGATCACCGTCGAAGGCATGGGGCGTGAACTAGACCCTGGTTTTGACATGGTCGAATACCTGCGACCGTTCATCGAAAAAGCTATTAAAGCTCGCATCTCTCCTCGCAATATCGAAGCATTCTTCAAAGAGAATCTCAAGCCATACCTGAAATTGGCCCGTACTATCCCCAGAGACGTAAGAAATTTTCTTGCCAGAGTCAATCGCAACAACTTCAAGATAGACCTTGAGCATCGTGGACTGGACCGGCTCATTGCCGAATTGGACAAGTCGATAAACCGCCTCTCTTCAAGCCTGATCATTGCAGCATTGATCGTCGGGTCTTCTATTGTCATGCAGATCGACAAAGGCCCGAAGCTCATGGGGTTTCCTCTTTTTGCCTTCATGGGTTATTCGATTGCCGGAATGATCGGCTTTCTTTGGCTGATCGCCATCATACGTTCAGGCAGACTTTAA
- a CDS encoding phasin family protein, with protein MFELLEKAFLSGLGAIAMTQKMGEELVKDLKDKYKMSEEEGKAFLDKMQTMAKESRQKVSDLADQEVKKTIERIGLVSKDDYDRLLKRIEELENRQ; from the coding sequence ATGTTTGAACTTCTCGAAAAGGCGTTTCTGTCTGGGCTTGGCGCAATAGCAATGACTCAGAAAATGGGGGAAGAGCTCGTCAAGGACTTGAAAGACAAGTACAAGATGAGCGAGGAAGAAGGAAAAGCGTTCTTGGATAAAATGCAAACCATGGCCAAAGAGAGCAGGCAAAAAGTCAGCGACCTGGCAGATCAGGAGGTCAAGAAAACGATTGAAAGAATCGGCCTTGTATCAAAAGACGATTACGATCGGCTGCTGAAGCGCATAGAAGAGCTGGAGAACCGCCAGTAA
- a CDS encoding DUF2905 domain-containing protein produces the protein MPGLGKSLIVIGLLIALVGVLLTIAGKLPWIGRLPGDLYIKKENFTFYFPLATSIIVSLILSFILWLLRK, from the coding sequence ATACCAGGTCTTGGCAAATCCCTCATTGTCATCGGCCTTCTGATCGCCCTTGTCGGCGTCCTGCTCACTATTGCCGGAAAGCTCCCCTGGATTGGTCGTCTCCCGGGAGACCTCTATATCAAAAAAGAAAATTTCACCTTCTATTTCCCTCTGGCAACAAGCATCATTGTTTCCCTTATCCTCTCATTCATCCTCTGGCTTTTGAGAAAATAG
- a CDS encoding epoxyqueuosine reductase QueH, with product MRILLHICCAPCSIVPLQSLKAEGHDVTGFFFNHNIHPYQEYKRRLDAVKEYAAMVDLEMTIMDNYLVEEFLAAVAGDPANRCSYCYASRLAVAARTAAEQGFDAFTSSLLYSRYQRHDEIRKTGEDLAMQHGIAFHYDDYRTGWQEGIRISKELGLYRQQYCGCIYSEKDRYWKP from the coding sequence ATGAGAATCCTGCTCCATATCTGTTGTGCCCCCTGTTCAATCGTCCCGTTGCAATCACTCAAGGCCGAAGGCCATGACGTAACCGGCTTCTTTTTCAACCACAACATCCACCCCTACCAGGAATACAAGCGCCGCCTCGATGCCGTCAAAGAGTATGCAGCCATGGTTGATCTAGAAATGACTATCATGGATAACTACCTTGTTGAGGAGTTTCTTGCTGCTGTTGCCGGAGATCCGGCAAACCGCTGCAGCTACTGCTATGCATCCCGGCTTGCAGTCGCGGCCCGCACGGCAGCAGAACAGGGATTCGACGCCTTCACCTCATCGCTCCTATACAGCCGCTACCAGCGTCACGACGAGATCCGTAAAACAGGAGAAGACCTGGCAATGCAACATGGCATCGCCTTTCATTACGACGACTACCGTACCGGCTGGCAGGAAGGGATCCGGATTTCCAAGGAACTGGGGCTCTATCGCCAGCAGTACTGCGGATGCATCTATTCTGAAAAGGATCGTTACTGGAAACCATGA
- a CDS encoding DnaA/Hda family protein, producing MQLILDFPVKPHYDFANFVVCSGNETAFRFTQRLVSPDAEETLLYLHGPAGSGKTHLLEACAAAIGRHLDIAAPAPIFSFKETPGMASSAIAALLQRRFLEAPALLVDDLHLAPPDQTMKGAVWQLFNDFHAMGKPIVTTGLTPPKELSNLDDHLASRLLWGLVARVDVSDDESRQMIIKKLAADRQVTFPDDVSEFLLRQLPRDIPTLIGTLDRIIRHAIATARKVTPRLAAEVLNNKGDQQ from the coding sequence ATGCAACTCATTCTCGACTTCCCGGTCAAACCACATTACGACTTTGCCAACTTTGTAGTCTGTAGCGGCAACGAAACGGCATTCCGTTTTACCCAGCGGCTGGTCTCCCCTGATGCGGAAGAGACCCTGCTCTACCTGCATGGCCCGGCCGGCTCCGGGAAAACCCACCTTCTGGAGGCTTGCGCCGCGGCAATCGGGAGACACCTGGACATTGCTGCGCCAGCACCAATATTTTCGTTCAAGGAGACTCCGGGGATGGCATCCAGCGCTATTGCCGCCCTTCTGCAGAGGCGCTTCCTGGAGGCGCCGGCGCTCCTCGTTGACGACCTCCATCTGGCACCACCCGACCAAACCATGAAGGGCGCGGTCTGGCAACTGTTCAACGACTTTCATGCCATGGGCAAGCCGATAGTCACAACAGGTCTCACCCCACCGAAGGAGCTTTCCAACCTGGATGACCACTTGGCGTCTCGTCTCTTATGGGGGCTGGTGGCGCGAGTCGATGTTTCTGACGATGAATCGCGGCAGATGATCATCAAAAAACTGGCTGCAGACCGCCAAGTCACCTTCCCTGACGATGTCAGCGAATTCCTGCTCCGCCAGCTTCCCAGAGACATTCCTACTCTTATCGGAACCCTGGACCGCATCATCCGCCATGCCATTGCTACGGCCCGCAAGGTGACCCCACGGCTGGCAGCCGAGGTGCTGAATAATAAGGGCGACCAACAATGA
- the ruvB gene encoding Holliday junction branch migration DNA helicase RuvB: protein MDRIITPDITEDDLFLETTLRPKALAEYIGQEKAKGNLRVFIDAARKRGEALDHVLLYGPPGLGKTTLANIIACEMGVSIKSTSGPVIERPGDLAAILTNLEPHDVLFIDEIHRLSHVVEEILYPAMEDFQLDIIIGQGPSARTIKLDLPKFTLVGATTRAGLLSSPLRDRFGVISRLEFYTQEELATIVTRSARILDIPIVPEGSLELARRCRGTPRIANRLLRRVRDFAQVKGDGVISMPVVDDALALLEVDQMGFDHMDRTILLTIIDKFGGGPVGLDTLSAAVCEESGTIEDVIEPFLIQQGFLNRTPRGRVATQAAFLHFGRPAPTSSQGSMF, encoded by the coding sequence ATGGATCGAATAATCACCCCTGACATAACCGAAGACGACCTCTTCCTTGAGACAACACTCCGGCCTAAGGCCCTTGCCGAGTATATCGGCCAGGAAAAGGCAAAAGGAAACCTGAGGGTTTTCATTGATGCGGCCAGAAAACGGGGCGAGGCGCTTGATCATGTCCTGCTCTACGGCCCGCCCGGCTTGGGCAAGACAACCCTGGCCAACATTATTGCCTGCGAAATGGGGGTAAGCATCAAGTCGACCTCAGGCCCGGTGATAGAGCGCCCCGGCGACCTGGCAGCCATTCTCACCAATTTGGAACCGCATGATGTGCTCTTCATCGACGAGATCCACCGGCTCTCGCATGTGGTTGAGGAGATCCTTTATCCAGCCATGGAAGATTTCCAACTGGATATCATTATCGGACAGGGGCCGAGCGCCAGAACCATCAAGCTGGACCTCCCCAAATTCACCCTGGTCGGTGCCACCACCAGGGCAGGACTGCTTTCGTCGCCACTTCGCGACCGCTTCGGGGTCATATCCCGTCTCGAGTTCTACACCCAGGAAGAACTTGCCACTATTGTAACCCGATCGGCCAGGATTCTCGACATCCCGATAGTGCCGGAAGGGTCGCTGGAGCTTGCCCGCCGCTGCCGGGGGACCCCGAGGATCGCCAACCGACTGCTGCGAAGGGTTCGAGACTTTGCCCAGGTAAAAGGTGACGGCGTCATATCCATGCCGGTGGTGGATGATGCCCTGGCGTTGCTGGAGGTTGACCAGATGGGGTTCGACCACATGGATCGCACCATCCTGCTGACCATTATCGACAAGTTCGGCGGAGGCCCTGTTGGTCTTGATACCCTGTCGGCGGCAGTATGCGAAGAAAGCGGCACCATTGAAGATGTCATTGAACCCTTTCTTATCCAACAGGGGTTCCTTAATCGCACCCCGCGCGGCAGGGTCGCCACCCAGGCAGCATTTCTCCATTTCGGCCGACCGGCACCAACTTCATCCCAAGGGAGCATGTTCTGA
- the ruvA gene encoding Holliday junction branch migration protein RuvA has translation MIALLTGIVAHKGPDMVILDVGGVGYRVQIPFSTYFDLPDEGGKTTLHIHTNVKEDAINLYGFRSATEKSFFQLLLTVSGVGPKLARDILSNCQVADLASALVRGDIARLSSIPGIGKKTAERLILELKDKVAKLDIAASIKEGATSTPAAGIRDDVSSALINLGYKEAQVNKVLNDLEIPDGAAMETVLKLALKQLMK, from the coding sequence ATGATTGCCCTGCTTACCGGCATTGTTGCCCACAAGGGACCGGACATGGTGATCCTGGACGTAGGTGGCGTCGGCTACCGGGTTCAGATTCCGTTCTCAACCTATTTCGATCTGCCGGATGAGGGGGGGAAAACCACACTCCACATCCATACCAATGTTAAAGAAGATGCCATAAATCTCTACGGGTTCCGCTCAGCAACGGAGAAATCGTTCTTTCAGCTGCTGCTCACTGTTTCCGGCGTCGGACCAAAGCTGGCGCGCGATATCCTCTCCAACTGTCAGGTCGCTGATCTAGCTTCAGCCCTGGTTCGCGGCGACATCGCCAGACTGTCCTCGATCCCCGGAATCGGCAAAAAAACTGCCGAACGACTGATCCTCGAGCTCAAAGACAAGGTAGCAAAACTTGATATTGCAGCATCCATCAAGGAAGGGGCAACGTCAACGCCAGCCGCGGGTATTCGCGATGATGTCTCTTCAGCGCTGATAAACCTTGGGTACAAAGAAGCGCAGGTGAACAAGGTCCTGAACGACCTGGAAATACCTGACGGTGCAGCCATGGAAACCGTCCTTAAACTGGCATTGAAACAACTAATGAAGTAA
- the ruvC gene encoding crossover junction endodeoxyribonuclease RuvC, with protein sequence MKVLGIDPGSRITGYGIIQKLGNRLLHVDNGAIFTDTSGDFPQRLHKIYTGLTEVIERYQPDAMAIEQIFFSNNVQSALKLGQARGAAIVAGVNAGLPVAEYTALQVKQAVVGHGKAAKEQVQQMVKILLNLPEIAQADASDALAVAICHANSVALRTAGKIR encoded by the coding sequence ATGAAAGTCTTAGGCATCGACCCCGGCTCACGCATCACCGGATACGGCATTATCCAGAAGCTTGGGAACCGTCTGCTCCACGTTGACAACGGTGCAATTTTCACTGATACATCCGGCGATTTTCCGCAGCGTCTGCACAAAATATATACCGGGCTTACCGAAGTGATCGAGCGTTACCAACCCGACGCAATGGCGATTGAACAGATCTTTTTCTCTAACAACGTCCAGAGCGCCCTTAAACTGGGACAGGCGCGCGGCGCAGCAATCGTGGCCGGAGTCAATGCCGGTCTCCCAGTTGCCGAATACACCGCTCTTCAGGTCAAGCAGGCCGTGGTCGGTCATGGCAAGGCCGCAAAGGAACAGGTACAGCAGATGGTAAAAATTCTTCTCAATCTCCCGGAAATCGCCCAGGCCGATGCCTCCGATGCCTTGGCAGTCGCGATCTGTCATGCAAACTCGGTTGCTCTCCGCACCGCGGGTAAAATCCGATGA
- a CDS encoding YebC/PmpR family DNA-binding transcriptional regulator: protein MSGHNKWSTIKHKKGAADAKRGKIFTKIIKEISVAAKLGGGDPAANPRLRTAIDKAKGENMPKDNIERAIKKGTGGMEGVTYEETTYEGYGPNGVAVLVEVMTDNRNRTVSDVRSIFTKCNGNMGETGCVSWIFDKKGLITYSKATDFEKLFECALEAGADDVVEEDEQIEVLTDPSAFMEVRETLEKAGFKHESAEITMIPQTMVKLEGKAAESMLKMMDRLEDNDDVQNVYANFDISAEEMEKMM, encoded by the coding sequence ATGTCGGGCCATAATAAATGGAGCACCATAAAGCACAAAAAAGGTGCTGCCGATGCCAAGCGGGGCAAGATTTTCACAAAGATCATTAAAGAGATTTCAGTTGCTGCCAAGCTTGGTGGTGGCGATCCAGCAGCCAATCCCAGGCTGCGTACTGCTATTGATAAGGCTAAGGGCGAGAACATGCCCAAAGATAATATCGAACGGGCAATTAAAAAGGGAACCGGCGGCATGGAGGGGGTTACCTACGAGGAGACTACCTACGAGGGATACGGGCCGAACGGGGTGGCAGTACTGGTAGAGGTAATGACCGACAACCGCAACCGTACTGTATCGGATGTCCGCAGCATATTCACCAAGTGCAACGGCAATATGGGTGAAACCGGCTGCGTTTCCTGGATATTCGACAAGAAGGGGCTGATCACCTACAGCAAAGCCACTGACTTCGAGAAGCTTTTTGAATGCGCCCTGGAAGCAGGCGCTGACGATGTGGTTGAAGAAGATGAACAAATTGAAGTGCTGACCGATCCTTCCGCTTTCATGGAGGTTCGTGAAACACTTGAGAAAGCCGGTTTCAAGCATGAGTCGGCGGAAATTACCATGATCCCGCAAACCATGGTAAAGTTGGAAGGAAAAGCTGCCGAGAGCATGCTGAAAATGATGGACCGACTGGAAGACAATGACGATGTACAGAACGTCTATGCGAATTTCGACATCTCTGCCGAAGAGATGGAAAAAATGATGTAA